AGGGTGGATATGTTGAAGTATATTTTCTGTAAGATCATTTATAGAGAAGCACTAGTATAACACATGGTTTTTTTTTTGAACAGTGATCATACAATAAAACACCCTTTTGTTGTTTAGAGGAAGATATGTATTTTTTTACTCTGATTAAAGGTGTTGGTTGTGGTATAAAAACAGAGTTTTTTTTTTCCTCTGTGAAATAAAGGGATCATGTTTGTTGGTCTTATGAGGTTGAGTTGTTGCAGAGTAAAAAATAGTATAAATTTCTACTTTCCGAAGTACTGAAAAAAAACAAAAAGCTTATAAAAAGGTTCATTACAAATAATAGGGAACTAAAATTAGATGGATTAATGGTTTGAGACATAAAAGGGGATGATAAAAAATTTATGATAAAAATAGGGCCAGCAGGCATACCTCTTTCCTGTAAAGGGCGAACAAACAAAGACGGAATAATATACATAAAGAAACAACTAGACCTAGACGCGATGGAGATACAGTTCGTCCGCGGGTTATATGTGATGGAAGACGAAGAAGCATATTTTATAAGAGACTACTCAAAAGAAAACGACATAGAGGTACACGTACATGCACCATACTACATCAACCTAGCTGGTGAAGACGAGCTAGACTTAAGCATAGAAAAAATAGTTTCATCAGCAAAAATAGCTGACAAGATGGGAGCAAAAACAGTTATAATACACCCAGGGTACTATGGTAAAGACGACGAGAAAAAAACACTTAAAAAAATCATAAAAAACACAAAAAAACTACAGAAAATATTCAAAAAAGAAAAAATAAAAACAAAACTAGGCGTAGAAACAATGGGTAAACAAAAAGTGTTCGGAAGCCTAGATGAAATAATAGAGGTCTGCAAAAACGTAAAAGGCACCGTACCAATAATAGATCTAGGCCACATACACGCGAGGGGAAACGGCTGCTTAAAAGAAAGAGAAGACTTCGAAGCAATATTCAAAAAACTAAAACCACTCAGACTAAAAAATTACCTTATACACATAACAGGGGTTTACTACGAGGATGGAAACGAATACTACCACGTTTCAATTAAAAAAGGTGACATGCCCATAGCGCCACTAATAGACGTTATACTTGACAATAACTACAACACCACACTAATATCAGAGTCACCACTGCTTGAACACGACGCTGTGTACATAAAACTACAAGTAGAAAAAGCGATTATGAAAAGAACAGGTAAAGAAACAGCAAATTATAAGGATCTAACGGAAATAACATGCAAGAAAAAAAAGACAAAGAAAAAGAAATAGTTTTCACAAAATCAATAAAATACATCCAAAAAAAAATAAATGATATACTAAATAGTGTATCAACCAGTGATATAGAGAAAATAAAAAAACTTTTTTTAAAATCAAACAGAATATTCGTATACGGTGCTGGTAGATCAGGACTGGTTGCAAAAGCCTTTGCTATAAGACTCGTACACCTAGGTTTTCAAACATTCGTGATAGGAGAAACAATAACAGCACCTGTACAAAAAGGAGACCTAGTGATAATAGTCTCTGGTTCAGGAGAAACCATACCAGCTGTTATGACAGCAGACATAGCACACAAAATAGGAGCAAAAGTGGTATCAATCACAGGTAAAAAAAATTCAGATATAGCGAAATACGCTGACGTAACATTGTATCTATCAGCAACCTGTAACGATGTTGAAAGAAAACGATATGCTCCTCTTGGTACTCTTTTTGAGGCAAGCGTATGGATACTAATGGATGGTATCATAGCTGATTTACTTGAAAGCAAACATGAAACAGAAGAAACAATGCGCAAAAGACATGCAACATTACAATAACAACAAAAAACAAAAAAAGGATATAAAAAAAAGTTTTTAGGTTTTGGCGTTACTTAAACAACATCGATTTATGGATGCAACAGCTATAGGCCCTGAAATTGCAATTATAATAGACCCAGAGACCTAACTATTGCCTCCTCCTGTGGTAACGATAAAGGATGTTGTAATAGCCCACCTTGGAGTACTGCGGTAAATTCAGTTTTTTGTTCACCTGTAATTTCTACACCCGGTACCTTGCTATTGTCGAAAACACCATACAGTATCTTACCAATAAGTACCCATTCTCTGCCATAAAAAACCCAAGGTTTATATGCGATTACCGTGAACTGGTGCGTTTCTCCTGTAGGGATAATCATTCCAGAAAACTCAATTTTTCCAGATGAATCTGTGCGCCCACTGTTCGAATATGGCCCATCTCTATCTTTAACAGTTACTACCCCGTTATCAACTGGTGTCACGCCATCTTTGTAATACAAAGTTATTATCAGCGTTGCACCTGCAGACTGCTGTTGTTGCTGTTGCTGTGCTCCTTGATTCATACCAGCGCTAACTGATATACCAAAAGCTGTAAGGACGAACAAGCTTACTATTAGGAATGCCATTATTTTTCTCATTCTTCTTTATCATCCCCCTTCGCCTGTTTCTTTACGAAGGTTTTACCTTATTTCGTAGCTGCTGCCGACGACACAACAGCTTTATAACATTATTATTATTTTTCTTACTTTATAAAATTTATGATACAAACCTCACCCAAACCTCATAAGATATAGCCCTCCTGTTGAAAAAAAAAACAAGAAAAAAACATGAGAGAGTATAGCCAAACAAAAAAAATGAAACCATCCCCCTCTTTTCATAGAAACAGTATTAAACACTCTTTTTATACAAATAAAACGTGTTTCAAATACCAAGAGGAACAAGAGACTTCACACCAGAAGAAATGCAAAAACGCATACACCTAGAAAACTCGATGAGAAAAACATTCCAAACATTCGGATACAGAGAAATACAGACACCCATGTTCGAAAACCTAGAGCTTTTCATAGCAAAATCAGGAGAAGAAATAATAGAAGAACTATACTCATTCAAAGACAAAAGCGGCAGAGACCTAACACTAAGACCAGAACTAACAGCACCAGTAATAAGATTCTACGTAGAACAACTACAGATGGAACCAAAACCACTAAAACTATTTTACTTCGGCAACTGCTTCAGATACGACAGACCACAAAAAGGAAGATACAGGGAATTCAGACAAGCAGGATGCGAAATAATAGGAACAGACACACCAGAAGCATATGCAGAACTAATAGCACTAGCATATACACTACTAAAAAACTCAGGCCTGAAAAACATAAAACTAAACATAGGAAACCTAAACATACTATCAGCCATGTTCAAAAAACTAGAAATAACAAAAGAACAACAAAAACAACTAACAACACTAATAGACAAATCACAATACAAAGAAGCATCACAAATACTAAAAGATTTCAATGTAGCACAAAAAGAAGCAGAAAAATTCATAGAAATACTACAAACCAATGACATAAAAAAAATAAAGGAACACACAAACGATGAACAAACAAAAAAAGAGTTTGATTTCTTCGAAAAAATACTACAACTACTAAAACATGTATTCGAAATTAAAGACTATCAAAT
This DNA window, taken from Candidatus Thermoplasmatota archaeon, encodes the following:
- the hisS gene encoding histidine--tRNA ligase, which produces MFQIPRGTRDFTPEEMQKRIHLENSMRKTFQTFGYREIQTPMFENLELFIAKSGEEIIEELYSFKDKSGRDLTLRPELTAPVIRFYVEQLQMEPKPLKLFYFGNCFRYDRPQKGRYREFRQAGCEIIGTDTPEAYAELIALAYTLLKNSGLKNIKLNIGNLNILSAMFKKLEITKEQQKQLTTLIDKSQYKEASQILKDFNVAQKEAEKFIEILQTNDIKKIKEHTNDEQTKKEFDFFEKILQLLKHVFEIKDYQIKMGIVRGLDYYKGIVFEIDAPALGAEKQLAGGGAYELVQIFGGKETPTAGFAIGFDRTIIALETEKYQFPKTSIKTYVIPVNENMIEKALWITQKLRNQGITADIDLLRRGISKSLKYANSINAEKTIIVGPKELEQNSVTLRDMKTGKQETIKIEEVHKFLN
- a CDS encoding TIM barrel protein, producing the protein MIKIGPAGIPLSCKGRTNKDGIIYIKKQLDLDAMEIQFVRGLYVMEDEEAYFIRDYSKENDIEVHVHAPYYINLAGEDELDLSIEKIVSSAKIADKMGAKTVIIHPGYYGKDDEKKTLKKIIKNTKKLQKIFKKEKIKTKLGVETMGKQKVFGSLDEIIEVCKNVKGTVPIIDLGHIHARGNGCLKEREDFEAIFKKLKPLRLKNYLIHITGVYYEDGNEYYHVSIKKGDMPIAPLIDVILDNNYNTTLISESPLLEHDAVYIKLQVEKAIMKRTGKETANYKDLTEITCKKKKTKKKK
- the hxlB gene encoding 6-phospho-3-hexuloisomerase, coding for MQEKKDKEKEIVFTKSIKYIQKKINDILNSVSTSDIEKIKKLFLKSNRIFVYGAGRSGLVAKAFAIRLVHLGFQTFVIGETITAPVQKGDLVIIVSGSGETIPAVMTADIAHKIGAKVVSITGKKNSDIAKYADVTLYLSATCNDVERKRYAPLGTLFEASVWILMDGIIADLLESKHETEETMRKRHATLQ